In Choristoneura fumiferana chromosome 21, NRCan_CFum_1, whole genome shotgun sequence, a single genomic region encodes these proteins:
- the LOC141439937 gene encoding uncharacterized protein: protein MYIFVITLHVMLLSTVTIGTRNVGTVLFTRDDVQNRKWNKDTLALLKARMYFQRVVPPFSSPRADVPEYVTGLLRYLRNSYATIRKESADKETDRILTIAFTDVIGGYLKMFALPIAKYAYYGGTLPKEDTLKLFLFYEDAKRYLHHNGSTWARPDVTLLNSVTINVANTPFAFINARHKQTPDPCVFLSYFEKTPTGLTIPTPRIDWSSCTMFIPLANHSFVNLYSAKRATDLHKYYNIATNCVRMKRPSSLDKFTERFQSWLQGDVVPHLNDDHLYPALQGILSLINNTGSVAPYSVLNNVMNEINNDADQIGLDLRITSKKMAIIIIIVLLELAWCIPTLLFVLYKNVKRERSRGTTRTSFIFRSQSSSNGCHGSDGTDFTPKWHVKKRRGGLRLKQKPYTMMEVGAVYSSFLFCTASLQHKFSTPGSASTPAPCSDDKILKTKRISKARASKCTTEENALKYKTGDKPYLEIRIDRPKQGISVGVSRKEEKKDLPKADIKSFNRLDSKAENQMLLKSVVKTETGAHSKTDNAAPNKTNIAASKNTDIISDNEVKKFDKIVIPKTDCKVSKIPKRATSPQTIPCSVPGQSAIGTSPRYNVPKEGTKFKKSMIPKLKRAKDDCALKRERSAKFDKLNITL, encoded by the exons atgtatatttttgtaataacatTGCATGTTATGTTACTGAGCACTGTTACAATAGGAACGCGGAATGTCGGAACAGTATTGTTTACTAGGGACGACGTGCAGAATAGAAAGTGGAATAAGGACACCCTAGCGCTCCTCAAAGCTAGGATGTACTTCCAGAGGGTCGTACCCCCCTTCTCCTCCCCCCGCGCAGACGTACCCGAATACGTAACCGGCTTGCTAAGATATCTCCGAAACAGCTACGCAACAATACGCAAAGAGTCAGCTGACAAAGAAACAGATAGGATCCTCACGATCGCCTTTACTGATGTCATAGGTGGATACTTGAAAATGTTTGCCCTCCCCATTGCCAAATACGCTTACTACGGAGGAACGCTACCCAAAGAAGATACCCTAAAACTATTCCTTTTCTACGAAGACGCTAAGAGGTACTTACACCATAATGGATCCACCTGGGCAAGGCCTGACGTAACCCTATTAAATTCTGTCACCATTAACGTCGCGAACACACCTTTTGCTTTCATCAACGCAAGACACAAGCAAACACCAGACCCTTGCGTTTTTCTGTCATATTTCGAAAAGACCCCAACCGGTCTCACTATACCAACGCCTAGAATAGACTGGTCTTCCTGTACCATGTTCATACCGCTTGCTAATCATTCCTTCGTTAACCTTTACTCTGCGAAACGTGCTACGGATTTACACAAGTATTATAACATCGCGACAAACTGTGTCCGCATGAAGCGGCCCAGCAGCTTGGACAAGTTCACGGAGAGATTCCAATCGTGGCTGCAAGGTGACGTGGTTCCACACCTCAACGATGATCACTTGTATCCAGCTCTCCAAGGCATCCTCAGCCTCATCAACAACACCGGAAGCGTAGCACCCTATAGCGTCTTAAACAACGTGATGAATGAAATCAACAACGACGCAGATCAAATTGGGTTAGACCTACGGATCACCTCTAAGAAAAtggcaataataataatcatagtgCTACTCGAATTGGCGTGGTGCATACCGACATTGCTGTTCGTGCTGTACAAGAATGTGAAGAGAGAGAGGAGCAGGGGTACTACTAGAACGTCGTTTATCTTCCGCAGCCAGAGCAGCAGTAACGGTTGTCATGGATCCGATGGCACTGATTTTACACCAAAATGGCACGTTAAAAAGAGACGCGGAGGTTTAAGGTTAAAGCAGAAACCATACACCATGATGGAAGTAGGTGCAGTATATTCATCCTTTCTGTTCT GTACAGCCTCTTTGCAACATAAATTTAGTACACCGGGCTCAGCAAGTACACCAGCACCATGTAGTGATGACAAGATTCTCAAAACCAAACGAATTAGTAAGGCCAGAGCTTCGAAGTGTACAACAGAGGAAAACGCTCTCAAATATAAGACTGGAGACAAGCCTTATTTAGAGATACGTATAGACCGCCCTAAGCAGGGAATAAGCGTAGGTGTATCAAGAAAAGAGGAAAAGAAAGATTTACCTAAAGCGGATATTAAATCTTTTAATAGATTGGATAGTAAAGCGGAGAACCAAATGTTATTGAAATCAGTTGTTAAAACGGAGACTGGAGCGCATTCAAAAACAGATAATGCAGCTCCTAACAAAACGAATATTGCTGCAAGCAAAAATACTGATATAATATCGGATAACGAAgtgaaaaaatttgataaaatagtGATACCAAAAACAGATTGTAAAGTAAGTAAGATTCCAAAAAGAGCTACAAGTCCTCAAACAATACCCTGTAGTGTCCCTGGACAATCGGCTATAGGGACTAGTCCTAGATATAATGTGCCAAAGGAAGGAACTAAGTTCAAAAAGAGCATGATACCTAAACTGAAGAGGGCAAAGGATGACTGCGCTCTAAAACGCGAAAGGAGCGCTAAATTCGACAAACTTAATATTACACTGTAG